One stretch of Pirellulales bacterium DNA includes these proteins:
- a CDS encoding SDR family oxidoreductase, which yields MPDALKQLGDPRQRIPLGRVGEHEELANLAAYLLSDYAGYINGDCIRIDGGEWVRAAGEFNYLEAVTSEQWDELQRMLKGTK from the coding sequence ATGCCCGACGCACTCAAGCAGCTTGGCGATCCGCGGCAGCGAATACCGCTGGGCCGCGTGGGCGAGCACGAAGAACTGGCGAACCTGGCCGCGTATTTGCTCAGCGATTATGCCGGTTACATCAACGGTGATTGCATCCGCATCGACGGCGGCGAATGGGTCCGGGCCGCCGGCGAATTCAACTATCTCGAGGCCGTCACGAGCGAACAGTGGGACGAGCTGCAGCGGATGTTGAAGGGAACTAAATGA
- a CDS encoding YcjF family protein → MPPEDLDDMVGIPVRAPRPVSQEPRTVSSASTAEPAGRNAADEAIPLGKPASVREVSLEVQRRRDEQSEAEEADAALQKTLRAETERAGATLRRAFRGFVITAVAVVAGLAGLMLCTQLIQAIQILTTWPTWLQVIGWLALGVCCLLLLWSLGRLLWFVARFRQSRPIARRLLDEREHLHELAKHVHAAAREQFGAFMREYPLDDAAQLAFLRIWGLSEREFEMMRRKRADLLEPGNLQDSRSWQESFETCFLVPLDASATKIIRRYAILTATKTAISPWALLDMAIVIYMGTSMLGSLCRVYQLRAGPLDMLYLFGLVMGQSFFAGELEEHSEEVASWLSDPVASLFHGVLGDSTAIDSFLPGVGKIAGKAGQGIANGLLLNRIGRNACKLLRPLSPA, encoded by the coding sequence GTGCCCCCCGAAGATCTGGACGACATGGTTGGCATCCCGGTTCGCGCGCCACGGCCGGTCTCGCAAGAGCCTCGAACGGTGTCGAGCGCATCGACCGCGGAACCCGCCGGGCGAAATGCGGCCGACGAGGCCATCCCTCTCGGCAAGCCGGCGTCGGTGCGCGAGGTATCCCTTGAGGTACAGCGGCGGCGGGACGAGCAAAGCGAGGCGGAAGAAGCGGACGCGGCCCTGCAAAAAACGTTGCGAGCCGAGACAGAGCGCGCGGGCGCGACGCTGCGCCGCGCTTTCCGTGGATTCGTTATCACAGCCGTCGCGGTCGTCGCCGGCCTGGCGGGCTTGATGTTATGCACCCAGTTGATCCAGGCGATTCAAATCTTGACGACCTGGCCGACCTGGCTGCAAGTGATCGGCTGGCTTGCTCTGGGCGTCTGCTGCCTGCTTTTGCTTTGGTCGCTGGGGCGACTGCTGTGGTTTGTCGCTCGTTTCCGGCAAAGCCGGCCCATCGCTCGACGGCTGCTCGACGAGCGCGAGCACCTGCACGAACTCGCCAAGCACGTTCACGCCGCGGCGAGGGAGCAATTCGGCGCGTTCATGCGAGAATACCCGCTCGACGACGCTGCGCAGCTTGCGTTTCTGCGAATCTGGGGGCTTTCCGAGCGCGAATTCGAAATGATGCGGCGCAAGCGGGCGGACCTGTTGGAGCCGGGCAACCTTCAGGACTCAAGATCGTGGCAAGAAAGTTTTGAAACCTGCTTCTTGGTTCCGCTCGATGCTTCGGCCACCAAGATCATCCGCCGGTATGCCATCCTGACGGCGACGAAGACAGCCATTTCGCCGTGGGCATTGCTCGACATGGCGATCGTGATTTACATGGGCACGTCGATGCTCGGTTCGCTCTGCCGCGTCTATCAACTTCGCGCCGGTCCGCTCGACATGCTCTATCTCTTCGGCCTGGTGATGGGCCAATCGTTCTTTGCCGGCGAGCTCGAAGAGCACAGCGAGGAGGTCGCCTCGTGGCTTAGCGACCCGGTCGCTAGCCTTTTTCACGGCGTGCTCGGCGATTCGACCGCAATCGATTCGTTTCTGCCGGGCGTCGGCAAGATCGCAGGCAAAGCCGGCCAGGGCATTGCCAACGGCCTGTTGCTTAACCGCATCGGCCGCAACGCCTGCAAGCTCTTGCGACCATTAAGTCCCGCTTGA
- a CDS encoding UbiD family decarboxylase: protein MGYRTLRHCLDDLAAHGQLVRIEEPVDPHLEAAEIQRRVFQAGGPAIFYVRPKGCDFPLVSNLFGTLDRVRFLFRDTLDDVRRLMQLKIDAAEVLRRPAHWLGAVKTGLHALPRRVKRGAVLAHETSLANLPQVQSWPDDGGPFITLPQVYTEDPWRPGWRHSNLGMYRIQLAGNQYQAGREVGLHYQIHRGIGVHHAAAIERGERLRVNVFVGGPPALTVAAVMPLPEGVPELAFAGVLGGRRVPLVLQPGCPAVHAEADFCLTGYVDADRLLPEGPFGDHLGYYSLTHDFPVLVVEHVYHRPEAVWPFTVVGRPPQEDTAFGQFIHELTGPVIPKVVPGVRAVHAVDAAGVHPLLLAIGSERYVPYVERRQPQELLTQANAILGQGQMSLAKYLLIVAHEDRPALDIHDVAAFFEHLLERIDWTRDMHFQTRTTIDTLDYSGGKLNEGSKLVMAAVGPARRELPRELPPDLWLPDGFRGPRIALPGVLVVSAPPYNPAAANESLSGFAGAFDERQPIDRFPLIVLADDGDFTARTLNNFLWVTFTRSNPAADIEGIGSFVHEKHWGCRGPLVIDARLKPHHAPPLLADAAVSRRVDALAAPGKPLHGII from the coding sequence ATGGGCTACCGCACGCTGCGCCACTGCCTCGACGACCTGGCCGCCCACGGGCAACTGGTGCGCATCGAGGAGCCGGTCGATCCACACCTGGAGGCGGCCGAAATCCAGCGGCGCGTTTTTCAAGCGGGCGGCCCGGCCATTTTTTACGTCCGACCGAAGGGATGCGACTTTCCGCTGGTCAGCAATCTTTTTGGCACCCTCGATCGCGTGCGCTTTCTGTTCCGCGACACGCTCGACGACGTCCGCCGACTGATGCAGCTCAAGATCGACGCGGCGGAAGTCTTGCGGCGGCCCGCGCATTGGTTGGGCGCCGTCAAGACCGGTCTGCACGCGCTGCCGCGGCGTGTGAAGCGGGGCGCAGTGCTGGCCCACGAAACCTCGCTCGCCAACTTGCCGCAGGTCCAATCGTGGCCCGACGACGGCGGGCCGTTCATTACCTTGCCGCAGGTCTATACCGAAGACCCGTGGCGGCCCGGCTGGCGGCATTCGAACCTGGGAATGTATCGCATTCAGCTTGCCGGAAACCAGTATCAGGCCGGCCGCGAGGTCGGGCTGCACTACCAGATCCATCGCGGCATCGGCGTGCATCATGCCGCGGCCATCGAGCGGGGCGAGCGGCTGCGCGTCAACGTCTTCGTCGGCGGTCCGCCGGCCCTGACCGTGGCCGCCGTGATGCCGCTGCCCGAAGGTGTGCCGGAACTTGCCTTTGCCGGCGTGCTGGGCGGCCGCCGCGTGCCGCTGGTGTTGCAACCCGGCTGCCCGGCGGTCCACGCGGAGGCCGACTTCTGCCTGACCGGTTACGTCGATGCCGATCGGCTGCTGCCCGAAGGGCCGTTTGGCGATCACCTGGGCTACTATTCCCTGACCCACGATTTTCCGGTGCTGGTGGTGGAGCACGTCTATCACCGGCCGGAAGCGGTTTGGCCGTTTACGGTGGTCGGCCGGCCGCCGCAGGAAGACACGGCCTTCGGCCAGTTCATCCACGAGCTTACCGGCCCGGTCATTCCCAAGGTCGTGCCGGGCGTGCGGGCCGTACACGCGGTCGACGCGGCGGGCGTCCATCCGCTGCTGTTGGCGATCGGCAGCGAGCGATACGTGCCGTATGTTGAACGGCGGCAACCGCAAGAATTGCTGACGCAGGCCAACGCCATCCTGGGACAAGGCCAGATGTCGCTGGCAAAGTACCTGTTGATCGTGGCCCATGAAGACCGGCCCGCGCTTGATATTCACGACGTGGCGGCGTTCTTCGAGCACCTGCTGGAACGAATCGACTGGACGCGCGACATGCACTTTCAGACCCGCACCACCATCGACACGCTCGACTATTCCGGCGGCAAGCTGAACGAAGGCTCGAAGTTGGTGATGGCGGCGGTGGGGCCGGCGCGGCGCGAGTTGCCGCGGGAACTGCCGCCCGACCTATGGCTGCCCGACGGTTTTCGCGGTCCGCGTATCGCCTTGCCGGGCGTGCTCGTCGTGTCCGCGCCGCCCTACAACCCCGCGGCCGCGAACGAATCTTTGTCGGGTTTTGCCGGTGCATTCGACGAGCGGCAGCCGATCGACCGCTTTCCGTTGATCGTGCTCGCCGACGACGGCGATTTCACGGCCCGGACGCTGAACAACTTCTTATGGGTGACGTTTACGCGCTCGAACCCGGCCGCGGATATCGAAGGCATCGGCAGCTTCGTGCATGAAAAGCACTGGGGATGTCGCGGCCCGCTGGTGATCGACGCTCGTCTCAAGCCGCATCACGCGCCGCCGCTGCTGGCCGACGCCGCCGTCTCCCGGCGTGTCGACGCACTGGCCGCACCCGGCAAGCCGCTGCACGGGATCATTTAG
- a CDS encoding DnaJ domain-containing protein, giving the protein MSQKCAQSGCGFHLPDNYPLPFCPWHAAPGKGLVKVVGAVGLCALGVGGFYAFGKVRDAIRKRAEQEVLERNAEETAEVKEPQMDNDGFHSAACSNGNGFDPYKILGVGRSASVDEIEAAYRERALKHHPDRGGDGWAFEQVHAAYQQIRPSISRRAASAGAVVVATRERPALRVLRPKPAVPAAHPPVADVPKATRKAKSAVLAALLAFLFGPLGMLYSDARGAIVLFAIDFVLLLPTFGLILFVTWPVGIAWAVVAANSNST; this is encoded by the coding sequence ATGTCGCAGAAATGCGCCCAGTCAGGTTGCGGCTTTCATTTGCCAGACAACTACCCACTCCCGTTTTGCCCGTGGCACGCCGCCCCTGGCAAGGGCTTGGTTAAGGTGGTCGGCGCAGTCGGCCTTTGTGCGCTTGGAGTTGGCGGCTTCTACGCCTTTGGCAAGGTCCGGGATGCGATTCGGAAGCGAGCGGAACAGGAGGTTTTGGAACGGAATGCCGAAGAGACAGCCGAGGTAAAAGAGCCGCAGATGGACAACGACGGCTTTCACAGTGCGGCTTGCTCAAATGGCAATGGATTTGACCCATACAAGATCCTTGGAGTGGGACGCTCGGCTTCCGTTGACGAAATCGAAGCCGCGTATCGCGAACGCGCTCTGAAACACCATCCCGACCGCGGGGGCGACGGTTGGGCCTTTGAGCAGGTTCACGCGGCTTACCAGCAGATACGGCCCAGCATTTCTCGCCGTGCCGCGTCGGCCGGCGCAGTCGTTGTCGCAACGAGAGAGCGGCCAGCATTGCGCGTTCTGAGGCCAAAGCCGGCGGTGCCTGCGGCGCATCCGCCTGTGGCGGACGTTCCCAAAGCGACACGTAAAGCGAAGAGCGCGGTGCTCGCTGCGCTACTTGCGTTTTTGTTCGGCCCGCTAGGAATGCTCTATAGCGACGCTCGAGGAGCGATTGTGCTATTCGCCATCGACTTTGTACTGCTGCTGCCGACGTTCGGCCTGATATTGTTTGTCACATGGCCTGTCGGAATTGCCTGGGCTGTGGTCGCGGCCAACAGCAATAGCACTTAG
- a CDS encoding YcjX family protein: MAATLPALIKHLRRVAIVGLPNSGKTVLLTSLLIHLENRSAALTDGGKWQIRSFRPQRERTIGKQLPEFPYKSYRTHLRDNWVFPSKTTSETVFSFDLDLSSGRGQKEYQVDLLDVPGERFYDIAMCGCDYGQWCDELERSWQDEPHPAMETYRKLFDAPPAEVEAPAIIAAYRTLLAELIADYRTSIAPSSFRVSASANTVRGRTPSAILASAEANPCGVSPGCQFAPIFGEHRTKFETIATTMSKNYDAYRENVVLPLFRELKVCDRLVLLIDVPNLLASGAGAISDQTHLIEQVLRALVPARQGVWRSLGRGLRDLGLNIASTVNLSLRPGQVERVAFVATKADVVAVSDVQENRLSTLLHQLVQPTCNYLNGIEPEEFVISAVKSTTNADKPDDETSGHLYGRLQFDFGTDPPTRRKPTDPKVDYDVPRLPKEWPHSLSGGYSYPPVFPDIPQLRMVCPKEEQLKKLFDFIIS; this comes from the coding sequence ATGGCCGCAACCCTTCCTGCGCTGATTAAGCACTTGCGCCGCGTCGCAATCGTCGGGCTGCCGAACTCCGGCAAGACCGTGCTCCTCACGTCGCTCCTGATCCACCTCGAGAACAGGTCGGCCGCACTGACCGATGGCGGAAAATGGCAGATCAGGAGCTTTCGGCCACAACGCGAACGGACGATCGGCAAACAATTGCCCGAGTTCCCGTACAAGAGCTATCGCACCCACCTTCGCGACAACTGGGTATTTCCCTCGAAGACGACGAGCGAGACCGTCTTCTCCTTCGATTTGGATTTGTCGAGTGGCCGCGGGCAGAAGGAGTACCAGGTCGACCTGCTCGATGTGCCCGGCGAGCGATTCTATGACATCGCCATGTGCGGATGCGACTATGGCCAATGGTGCGACGAACTGGAAAGATCGTGGCAGGACGAGCCGCACCCGGCTATGGAGACATACCGAAAGCTGTTCGACGCGCCGCCAGCGGAAGTCGAAGCGCCGGCGATCATCGCGGCGTACCGGACGCTTCTCGCCGAACTGATTGCCGATTACCGGACCTCGATCGCCCCGTCCAGCTTTCGCGTGAGCGCAAGCGCCAACACGGTCCGCGGCCGCACACCCAGCGCGATCCTCGCCAGCGCCGAAGCGAATCCGTGCGGCGTTTCGCCCGGCTGCCAGTTTGCGCCGATCTTCGGCGAGCACCGAACGAAGTTCGAGACGATCGCGACCACGATGAGCAAGAACTACGACGCCTACCGAGAGAACGTCGTGCTGCCGCTGTTCCGAGAGCTTAAGGTTTGCGATCGACTCGTGCTGCTGATCGATGTGCCGAACCTTCTCGCGTCCGGAGCGGGTGCGATTTCGGACCAGACCCACCTCATTGAACAAGTGTTGAGGGCTCTCGTCCCCGCCAGGCAAGGAGTCTGGCGCTCGCTCGGCCGCGGCCTGCGCGACCTGGGGCTGAACATCGCATCCACGGTCAATCTCTCCCTGCGGCCGGGGCAAGTTGAGCGCGTGGCCTTCGTCGCGACCAAGGCGGACGTCGTCGCGGTGTCGGACGTGCAAGAGAACCGGCTGTCCACCCTGCTTCATCAGTTGGTGCAACCCACGTGCAATTATCTCAACGGCATCGAGCCTGAGGAGTTCGTGATCAGCGCAGTCAAGTCGACGACGAATGCCGACAAGCCCGACGACGAGACTTCAGGCCACCTCTACGGGCGGCTGCAATTCGACTTCGGCACCGATCCCCCGACGCGGCGCAAGCCCACCGACCCGAAGGTGGACTACGACGTGCCGCGCCTTCCCAAAGAATGGCCGCACAGCTTGAGCGGCGGATACTCGTATCCGCCGGTCTTTCCCGACATCCCGCAGCTCCGCATGGTTTGCCCGAAGGAAGAGCAACTTAAGAAACTGTTTGACTTCATCATCTCGTAA